A stretch of the Sphingobacterium thalpophilum genome encodes the following:
- a CDS encoding helix-turn-helix domain-containing protein produces the protein MTDNDKQKLASIGLRFRARRNELYYSIRDVSNLTGISVGTLNGIERGKDLTLSNFLLLCSSLQIQPKTFFQEDIKFGAPYSLPPDVQERITINKKLDKLIYDSDFFDKPKRVSEVLKELDIDSVHSNKFSVQLTAYCEKGALESEQRGNFKFYRKRT, from the coding sequence ATGACGGACAACGACAAACAAAAACTAGCGTCAATTGGTCTGCGATTTCGCGCCAGACGCAATGAACTCTATTATTCTATACGGGATGTTTCCAATCTGACCGGTATTTCAGTAGGTACTCTAAATGGGATAGAAAGGGGCAAAGACCTCACGTTGAGCAATTTTCTCCTTTTATGTAGCAGCCTTCAGATTCAACCCAAGACATTTTTTCAGGAAGATATTAAGTTCGGAGCCCCCTATTCATTGCCGCCCGATGTTCAGGAGCGCATTACCATCAACAAAAAGTTAGACAAACTCATCTATGATTCCGACTTTTTCGATAAGCCCAAACGGGTTTCTGAGGTATTGAAAGAACTGGATATAGACAGTGTTCACAGCAATAAGTTCTCCGTTCAGCTTACCGCTTATTGCGAAAAGGGCGCACTCGAATCAGAACAACGAGGTAACTTTAAATTTTATAGAAAAAGAACCTAA
- a CDS encoding sugar phosphate isomerase/epimerase family protein, whose protein sequence is MKRRTLIGTLLAGCMLLAVNPTFAQKAAKKEIGLQLYSVREEIAKNPNFDQILQKIAALGYTGVEAAGYKDGKLYNLSPEEFKAKVEKAGMKVLSSHATKTLSAQELASGDFSESLKWWDECIATHKAAGMKYIVTPWMEVPKTLKDLETQCRYLDAVGAKCREQGILYGYHNHAHEFKKVEDQVMYDYMLEHTNPENVFFEMDVYWAVIGDVSPVDYFNKYSGRFRALHIKDHREIGQSGMVGFDAIFNNVQTAGLKYLFVELEETNNDIYTGLEQSIDYLKKAPFVKNSYSK, encoded by the coding sequence ATGAAGAGGAGAACCCTTATTGGTACATTGCTGGCCGGCTGTATGCTTTTGGCTGTCAATCCAACTTTTGCACAGAAGGCAGCAAAAAAGGAAATTGGTCTACAGTTGTATTCTGTACGTGAGGAGATTGCAAAAAATCCTAATTTTGATCAGATTTTGCAAAAGATAGCAGCGCTTGGTTATACCGGTGTGGAAGCTGCTGGCTATAAAGATGGGAAGCTGTATAATTTAAGTCCGGAAGAATTTAAAGCTAAAGTTGAAAAAGCGGGGATGAAGGTCTTGTCTTCACATGCAACGAAAACATTATCAGCACAGGAGCTGGCTTCAGGTGATTTTTCAGAATCTCTAAAATGGTGGGACGAGTGTATCGCCACCCACAAAGCTGCTGGTATGAAATATATCGTGACGCCATGGATGGAGGTACCCAAAACACTTAAGGATCTGGAGACCCAGTGCCGTTATCTGGATGCGGTAGGCGCAAAGTGCCGTGAGCAGGGAATTTTATATGGCTATCACAATCACGCGCATGAGTTCAAGAAAGTAGAAGACCAAGTCATGTACGATTACATGCTGGAACATACCAACCCAGAAAATGTATTTTTTGAGATGGATGTATATTGGGCTGTGATTGGTGATGTTAGTCCGGTTGACTACTTCAATAAATACTCAGGAAGATTTAGAGCTTTGCATATTAAAGATCATCGTGAGATCGGTCAGAGCGGTATGGTAGGATTTGATGCTATTTTTAACAACGTGCAGACTGCTGGACTAAAGTATCTTTTCGTTGAGCTGGAAGAAACAAACAA
- a CDS encoding substrate-binding domain-containing protein — MASNRFVPTIALCSAVLFCCCGNNDHTIKMKGSDTEVNLAVNLAEAYNKTDPTFSMAISGGGSGLGITSLLNGQADIANSSRPLTEEEQSLFKKKNIYLKTVVFAEDATAFVVHSDNPIDEIDIHTLAKIMSGAEENWESISGSAMPITIYGRQSSSGTYSFIRKKLKIAYSQRAKEMTGNAQILEAIKIDKSGIGYVGAGYISKKIQDNQGIKVLKIKHDAAQPAVSPLDPAAIKNRVYFFQRPLYQFIPEKSWAKVQHFIQFETQGEGTQIIENSGYYLIQ, encoded by the coding sequence ATGGCTTCTAATCGTTTTGTTCCGACTATAGCTTTATGCTCCGCTGTTTTGTTCTGTTGCTGCGGCAATAACGATCATACGATCAAAATGAAAGGATCGGATACTGAAGTAAATCTCGCTGTCAATCTGGCCGAGGCATACAATAAAACCGACCCTACTTTCAGCATGGCCATCTCTGGAGGCGGATCAGGACTGGGGATTACTTCTTTGCTGAATGGGCAGGCCGATATCGCCAACTCCTCTCGCCCGCTGACGGAAGAAGAGCAGTCTTTATTCAAAAAGAAAAATATCTACCTAAAAACCGTAGTATTTGCTGAAGATGCCACCGCATTTGTCGTACATAGCGACAATCCCATAGACGAAATCGACATCCATACCTTAGCCAAAATCATGAGCGGAGCAGAGGAAAACTGGGAGTCCATTTCGGGATCAGCCATGCCGATCACCATCTATGGTCGGCAAAGCAGTTCAGGAACCTACTCGTTTATCCGCAAAAAATTAAAGATCGCTTATAGTCAAAGGGCTAAGGAGATGACCGGAAACGCACAGATTCTCGAAGCTATCAAGATTGACAAGTCAGGCATCGGCTATGTAGGAGCTGGGTATATTTCAAAAAAGATACAGGACAATCAAGGTATTAAAGTACTAAAAATCAAACATGATGCAGCACAGCCAGCTGTGTCGCCACTGGATCCCGCCGCCATTAAAAACAGAGTCTATTTCTTTCAGCGGCCACTTTATCAGTTTATTCCCGAAAAATCCTGGGCTAAAGTACAGCATTTCATTCAGTTTGAAACACAGGGAGAAGGAACTCAGATCATCGAAAATTCGGGGTATTACCTTATACAATAA